A region of Planococcus sp. MSAK28401 DNA encodes the following proteins:
- a CDS encoding Fe3+ hydroxamate ABC transporter substrate-binding protein, producing MFNESPKCQVCGREIEGGELVELQMRYPKRKGFAEVKAYLKLEAKFTCDACSKSKK from the coding sequence ATGTTCAATGAATCACCGAAATGCCAAGTGTGCGGCAGGGAAATCGAGGGCGGTGAATTAGTGGAGCTCCAGATGCGTTACCCGAAGCGCAAAGGGTTCGCGGAGGTCAAAGCGTACTTAAAACTAGAGGCCAAGTTTACCTGCGATGCGTGCTCGAAAAGCAAAAAATAA
- a CDS encoding helix-turn-helix domain-containing protein, translated as MMFSERLKNEREKKGWSQAELAEKLHVSRQSVSKWETGKNYPSIEVIIDLSDLFGVTIDELLRSDDELKDKVIQDSKKLAHPKWKVFFDSIFMLGVLLLLVKIVLIASNYFFGTNFLVLEGISRMLSNFLPLVLMVVGGIGSDQLKDKVV; from the coding sequence ATGATGTTCAGCGAAAGGCTAAAAAACGAACGGGAGAAAAAGGGGTGGTCGCAGGCAGAGCTCGCGGAGAAACTTCACGTAAGCCGCCAATCGGTTTCCAAATGGGAGACCGGCAAAAATTATCCGAGCATTGAAGTCATCATCGATTTGAGTGATTTATTCGGGGTGACGATCGATGAACTATTAAGGAGTGATGATGAATTGAAGGACAAAGTGATTCAAGACAGCAAAAAATTGGCCCATCCGAAGTGGAAAGTCTTTTTCGACAGTATTTTCATGTTGGGTGTCTTATTGCTGCTGGTGAAGATTGTCCTCATCGCCTCGAATTATTTCTTCGGCACGAATTTTCTCGTTCTGGAGGGCATCTCTAGAATGCTGTCGAATTTCCTGCCACTGGTATTGATGGTCGTTGGCGGGATTGGCAGCGATCAATTGAAGGATAAAGTTGTCTAA
- a CDS encoding iron-hydroxamate ABC transporter substrate-binding protein has protein sequence MKKSGLLFVLLLLLTVLAACGSAESSEDTGAAEPEQDAAAETFTYESETGPVEVPTDPQRIIALTNGPNVLALEGNIVGIDEWTNANPLFEDMLSDVEIVTEDNLEKIIELDPDLIIAGTHMKHLDKMSEIAPTVAFTWGKLDYLDQQVEIGKLLNKEQEAKDWVADFQSRAQAAGEEIRAKIGEDATVSVIESGNKEFYVFGDNYARGTEILYQEMGLNMPEKVEELALEAGVHTFSLEVLPDFAGDYVVLSKNPDVDNSFMETDVWNNIPAVSEERVIEINTKASTYSDPITLDHLLGIFEEGFLAES, from the coding sequence TTGAAAAAATCAGGATTATTGTTCGTGCTTTTACTGCTATTGACTGTACTCGCTGCTTGCGGTTCTGCCGAATCGTCTGAAGATACGGGCGCTGCAGAACCGGAACAAGACGCAGCAGCGGAAACATTTACATACGAATCGGAAACGGGACCCGTTGAAGTGCCGACAGACCCACAGCGCATCATCGCCTTGACGAACGGGCCGAATGTCTTGGCGCTTGAAGGCAATATCGTCGGCATCGACGAATGGACCAATGCCAACCCGCTTTTTGAAGATATGCTGTCCGATGTGGAAATCGTCACGGAAGACAATTTGGAGAAAATCATCGAATTGGATCCGGACCTTATCATCGCTGGCACACATATGAAACATCTCGACAAGATGAGCGAAATCGCACCGACCGTTGCCTTTACATGGGGCAAACTCGATTATTTGGATCAGCAAGTGGAAATCGGTAAATTGCTCAATAAAGAACAGGAAGCGAAAGATTGGGTCGCTGATTTCCAAAGCCGCGCACAAGCTGCCGGTGAAGAAATCCGCGCCAAAATCGGTGAAGACGCCACTGTTTCGGTCATCGAAAGCGGCAATAAGGAATTCTATGTATTCGGTGATAATTACGCACGCGGCACTGAAATCCTCTATCAGGAAATGGGCTTGAACATGCCTGAAAAAGTCGAGGAACTGGCTCTTGAAGCGGGCGTCCACACGTTCTCGCTCGAAGTATTGCCTGACTTTGCAGGGGATTATGTCGTGCTCAGCAAAAACCCGGATGTCGACAACTCATTCATGGAAACCGATGTCTGGAACAATATCCCTGCAGTAAGCGAAGAGCGCGTCATTGAAATCAATACGAAAGCTTCGACTTATAGCGACCCGATCACACTTGACCATTTGCTTGGCATCTTTGAAGAAGGATTCCTTGCCGAAAGTTAA
- the kdpDN gene encoding KdpD-like non-kinase potassium sensor (KdpDN resembles contains the N-terminal sensor region of KdpD but lacks the C-terminal histidine kinase region.): MPEEMHPYFRKKTPDELLEEINEGRRGKLKLYIGAAPGVGKTYKMLQDAHDLKREGIDVTIGYVETHRRSETEAQIGNLEQIPLMKISYKGRIFDELNIEEIKRRAPEAVIIDELAHTNIPGSKHVKRYMDVDELLEAGIDVISAVNIQHLESVHDIVRTLSGVAVRERVPDRFIQKANEVQFIDASPETLRKRLEDGKIYAPEKIQQSLENFFTTTNLSALRELALREIADDVDERIEKTSGKLFEGPVGIHEKILVCVHYGTTSEKLIRRGYRMANRLNADLYILTVADDHEPLSNAKSEKIKQWMELAEQFNATFILEKRNNKKPEAIIIDIANKYFITQILLGQSARTRWEEVKKGSIVNAIMRKTSNIDIHIVADNRRS, encoded by the coding sequence ATGCCGGAAGAGATGCACCCTTATTTTCGAAAAAAGACACCTGACGAGCTATTGGAGGAGATCAACGAAGGTCGGCGGGGAAAGTTGAAGTTATACATCGGCGCCGCTCCTGGAGTTGGAAAAACGTATAAAATGCTTCAAGATGCACACGATTTAAAAAGAGAAGGCATCGACGTAACAATCGGGTACGTAGAGACGCATAGAAGAAGTGAGACAGAAGCACAAATAGGGAATTTGGAACAAATCCCCTTGATGAAGATTTCTTACAAGGGGAGAATATTCGACGAACTTAATATAGAAGAAATTAAAAGGCGTGCTCCTGAAGCAGTTATCATTGACGAGCTTGCACACACGAATATTCCGGGCTCTAAACATGTAAAAAGGTATATGGACGTCGATGAACTGCTAGAAGCTGGCATTGATGTCATTTCCGCCGTTAATATCCAACACTTGGAGAGTGTGCACGATATTGTCCGAACGCTTAGTGGCGTGGCGGTGAGGGAAAGGGTGCCGGATCGATTTATCCAAAAAGCCAATGAAGTTCAATTTATCGATGCATCACCCGAAACACTTAGAAAAAGGTTGGAGGATGGCAAAATCTATGCCCCGGAAAAAATACAACAAAGCTTGGAGAATTTTTTCACCACTACGAACCTTTCTGCCCTAAGGGAGTTGGCGCTCAGAGAGATCGCGGATGATGTGGACGAGCGAATTGAGAAAACAAGTGGCAAACTCTTCGAGGGGCCTGTAGGAATACATGAGAAAATTCTTGTTTGTGTTCATTATGGAACCACCTCTGAGAAATTGATTAGACGCGGATATAGAATGGCGAACCGTTTAAATGCGGACTTGTATATCTTAACTGTAGCAGATGATCACGAACCCCTTTCCAACGCCAAAAGTGAGAAGATAAAACAATGGATGGAACTGGCGGAACAATTTAACGCAACATTCATTTTGGAGAAAAGAAACAATAAAAAACCTGAAGCGATTATTATCGACATAGCAAATAAATATTTCATCACTCAAATATTGTTGGGGCAGTCGGCTAGGACCAGGTGGGAGGAAGTCAAAAAAGGGTCTATAGTTAATGCCATCATGAGAAAAACATCAAATATCGACATTCATATAGTGGCAGATAACAGACGCAGTTAA
- a CDS encoding M42 family metallopeptidase → MYKVLKDLCGLVGPSGFEQDVQRYIKGEIEEKVASCEVDPLGNIIATVPATDASLPSILLAAHADEIGFIVKKVEANGTLRFEQLGGFDNRTLLAQPVTIKGDDGYIQGVIGTLAVHYVKWDDPKRIASHRELYIDIGAASPEEVAQMGVRVGQPVSYGSELKLIGDAKQNRVVGKALDDRAGCAVLIELINQFHQQADLAHGDIHFAFTVQEEVGLRGASVLSANLQPDFALAIDTTPTSDTHDVLVTGTRKLGAGPCIKITDKSLISHPLVTGLLEKVATEQAIPYQQEIFMGIGTDAGAIHMTHKGVSSGVVSIPSRYTHTPIEIVDLEDLDHTVDLVKHFILSSNDLNGKNFLDT, encoded by the coding sequence TTGTATAAAGTATTGAAGGATTTATGTGGATTGGTGGGGCCAAGCGGCTTCGAGCAAGACGTCCAACGTTATATCAAAGGCGAAATAGAAGAAAAAGTGGCGTCTTGCGAAGTGGACCCGCTTGGCAATATTATCGCGACGGTTCCGGCGACGGATGCTTCTTTGCCGTCGATCTTGCTCGCCGCGCATGCGGATGAAATCGGCTTTATTGTGAAAAAAGTCGAAGCGAATGGCACGCTGCGCTTCGAACAGCTGGGTGGATTCGACAACCGCACTTTGTTGGCCCAGCCGGTGACAATCAAAGGCGATGACGGCTATATTCAAGGCGTGATCGGCACGCTCGCCGTCCATTACGTGAAATGGGACGACCCGAAGCGCATCGCTTCACACCGGGAACTGTATATCGATATCGGGGCGGCTTCGCCTGAAGAGGTGGCGCAAATGGGTGTCAGAGTCGGCCAGCCGGTGAGTTACGGCAGCGAATTGAAGCTGATTGGCGATGCCAAGCAAAATCGCGTCGTCGGAAAAGCTTTGGATGACCGGGCGGGTTGTGCCGTATTGATCGAGTTGATCAACCAATTCCATCAACAAGCCGATTTGGCGCATGGCGATATCCACTTCGCCTTCACTGTACAGGAAGAGGTCGGGCTGCGCGGCGCTTCCGTCTTGAGCGCGAATCTGCAGCCGGATTTCGCTTTGGCGATCGATACGACGCCGACGAGTGACACCCATGATGTGCTCGTGACTGGCACCCGAAAACTGGGCGCTGGACCGTGCATCAAGATTACGGATAAGTCTTTGATTTCGCATCCTTTGGTGACGGGGTTGCTGGAGAAAGTGGCCACCGAGCAAGCGATTCCGTATCAGCAGGAAATTTTCATGGGCATCGGCACAGATGCCGGGGCGATTCATATGACACATAAAGGTGTCTCGTCCGGTGTGGTTTCAATTCCTTCCCGTTATACACATACACCGATTGAAATCGTGGATCTGGAAGATTTGGATCACACCGTGGATTTGGTAAAACACTTTATTCTATCGTCGAATGACTTAAACGGAAAAAACTTCTTGGATACCTAA
- a CDS encoding LURP-one-related/scramblase family protein, whose protein sequence is MKQLYIKQKVFSLSEKFTVKDEQEQDRYFVEGSFLKIPKTFSILDAKNQEIGVITKKTFSFLPTFFVEVDGQEAVMIKKEFTFLKPRYAIEAEGIDVQGNWWEMSFDILRHGQVIGSVSKQWLSWGDTYQVDILDETMEHLIISLVVAIDCVKADQASAASAGG, encoded by the coding sequence ATGAAGCAACTTTATATCAAACAAAAAGTGTTCAGCTTGAGCGAGAAGTTTACAGTCAAAGACGAGCAAGAACAGGATCGGTATTTCGTAGAAGGAAGTTTTTTGAAAATCCCGAAGACCTTTTCAATCTTGGATGCTAAAAACCAGGAAATCGGGGTTATCACCAAAAAGACCTTCAGTTTCTTGCCGACTTTCTTTGTGGAAGTGGATGGGCAGGAAGCAGTAATGATCAAGAAAGAATTCACTTTTTTGAAACCGCGCTACGCCATTGAAGCGGAAGGCATCGATGTGCAGGGCAACTGGTGGGAAATGAGCTTTGACATTCTTCGGCACGGACAAGTCATCGGCTCGGTGAGCAAGCAATGGCTCAGTTGGGGAGACACGTATCAAGTAGACATCCTGGATGAAACGATGGAGCATTTGATCATTTCACTCGTCGTAGCGATCGATTGCGTAAAAGCGGACCAAGCGTCAGCTGCTTCTGCAGGAGGATAA
- a CDS encoding DUF4256 domain-containing protein: protein MCARNKQLTKQQSHNLLDTLKQRFEQHEERHEKMGWDNILLKLNENPEKLSVLHQMEETGGEPDVIGYEAESGMFLFCDCSKESPAGRRSLCYDRTALESRKKNKPESSAVDRANEMGIELLTEDQYRLLQTLGEFDLKTSSWLETPQEIRERGGAIFGDCRYGQVFVYHNGADSYYAARGFRGILKV from the coding sequence ATGTGTGCCCGTAACAAGCAGTTAACCAAACAACAAAGCCATAATTTACTCGATACTTTGAAACAGCGTTTTGAACAACATGAAGAACGCCACGAAAAGATGGGCTGGGACAACATCTTGCTGAAACTGAACGAAAACCCGGAGAAACTTTCCGTCTTGCATCAAATGGAAGAAACGGGCGGTGAACCGGATGTCATCGGCTATGAAGCGGAGAGCGGGATGTTCTTGTTTTGCGATTGCTCAAAAGAAAGCCCTGCAGGACGCAGAAGCCTTTGCTACGACCGCACGGCGCTTGAATCACGCAAAAAGAACAAACCCGAGAGTTCAGCAGTCGACAGGGCTAACGAAATGGGCATTGAATTATTGACAGAAGATCAGTACAGGTTGCTTCAAACCTTAGGAGAGTTTGATTTGAAAACTTCGAGTTGGCTCGAGACGCCTCAGGAAATACGGGAACGTGGCGGAGCGATTTTTGGCGATTGCAGATACGGGCAGGTTTTTGTTTACCACAACGGGGCGGACTCCTATTACGCCGCAAGAGGATTCAGGGGAATTTTGAAAGTATAA
- a CDS encoding histidine kinase N-terminal 7TM domain-containing diguanylate cyclase has product MHSPLMVYLTLICMSTVFILFLLIYVFRKRHNYSEIAHYFLLYTAAIGIYCFGAGMALTANTLGQMKFWTIIQYVGMPFSAPLGLLFIMRYLGVNVTRAGFWSLMIVPFITLFMVITNDWHGLHYRVFEADPVMGMPFIYQEIGTWYAVHGLYIFSCMFVAFVLLLSKWKETARAYRPQLVALLFGQLLPMLTAFLYLIGVTPSGLDPVPMVLWLSSVLYFWAISSSTLFAIMPVAKDIIFNNIKDGVIVLDKSHRLIEFNRAAKNSFPLLDKSMYGMEFQSIWLRLAGERFPVELASMGLHEIQAVIGHSERIYQISASTMKHGGSSEGLLLIFTDVTELKKLQQQLERQAFYDELTQVYNRRAFLRQCEEDFAEAMESSAPFSVILMDIDHFKAINDTYGHDIGDQVLVHIAQICRNKLQEGQIFARYGGEEFVLALKGCTVEKAEQVGNELRSHLQLHPLATGHGKISATVSMGVAQSTDGSLQQLLKKADIALYAAKQNGRDQVSVYTKIMESIK; this is encoded by the coding sequence GTGCATTCCCCACTGATGGTATACCTTACCTTAATTTGTATGTCGACTGTATTTATCTTGTTCTTACTTATATACGTTTTTCGGAAGCGCCATAATTACTCGGAAATTGCGCATTATTTCTTGCTCTATACCGCGGCAATCGGTATTTATTGCTTCGGCGCGGGAATGGCGTTGACGGCAAATACACTTGGGCAGATGAAATTTTGGACCATTATCCAATATGTCGGCATGCCGTTCTCTGCGCCTCTCGGTTTACTGTTCATCATGCGCTATTTGGGCGTTAATGTAACAAGGGCTGGGTTTTGGTCCCTAATGATTGTGCCGTTCATTACCTTGTTCATGGTCATCACCAATGATTGGCACGGGCTGCACTACCGGGTATTCGAAGCTGATCCCGTGATGGGCATGCCGTTCATCTATCAGGAAATCGGGACCTGGTATGCTGTCCACGGCCTTTACATCTTTTCCTGCATGTTCGTGGCTTTCGTACTTTTGTTGTCCAAGTGGAAAGAAACTGCCCGTGCTTATCGCCCACAGCTAGTGGCTTTACTGTTCGGGCAATTACTCCCGATGCTGACGGCCTTTTTGTATTTGATTGGCGTGACGCCGAGCGGGTTAGATCCGGTGCCGATGGTGCTATGGCTATCGTCTGTTTTATATTTTTGGGCGATTAGCTCATCGACTTTGTTTGCTATTATGCCAGTGGCGAAAGATATCATTTTCAATAATATTAAAGATGGCGTCATTGTGCTCGATAAGTCACACCGGTTGATAGAGTTTAACCGGGCTGCGAAGAATAGTTTTCCGCTTTTGGATAAGTCCATGTATGGCATGGAGTTTCAAAGTATATGGCTGCGACTGGCAGGGGAACGGTTTCCTGTCGAACTGGCGAGCATGGGCCTTCATGAAATTCAAGCCGTTATAGGCCATTCAGAGCGCATCTACCAAATCAGCGCATCGACCATGAAACATGGCGGCAGCAGTGAAGGTTTGCTGCTTATTTTTACAGACGTGACCGAGCTGAAAAAACTGCAGCAGCAATTGGAACGCCAAGCTTTTTACGACGAACTGACCCAAGTTTACAACAGGCGCGCTTTCTTGCGGCAATGTGAAGAGGATTTTGCAGAAGCTATGGAGAGTTCCGCTCCTTTTTCGGTCATTCTTATGGATATTGATCACTTTAAAGCAATTAATGATACATATGGACACGATATAGGCGACCAAGTTCTTGTCCATATTGCCCAAATTTGCCGAAACAAATTGCAAGAAGGGCAGATTTTCGCCCGTTACGGTGGGGAGGAGTTTGTCCTGGCGTTAAAAGGATGTACAGTGGAGAAAGCGGAGCAAGTAGGCAATGAACTCAGGAGCCATTTGCAGTTGCATCCACTCGCCACAGGCCACGGAAAGATCTCAGCCACGGTCAGCATGGGCGTCGCTCAAAGCACGGACGGAAGCTTGCAGCAGCTCTTAAAGAAAGCAGATATCGCCCTTTATGCAGCGAAACAGAATGGGCGAGATCAAGTGTCTGTATACACGAAAATAATGGAATCCATTAAGTGA
- a CDS encoding ABC transporter substrate-binding protein: MEKKVRNLFYFFIAFGIVLLAGCSSDNTESEGGASSEDDKSGGTLVYGRGADSVSLDPINVTDGESIRVTHNIYETLLEYDHNLELQPKLATEYTSSEDGLTWTFQLREGVKFHDGTDFNAEAVVFNFERWMDPENPYHEGDFPYYPFLYGGFKGDENHLIESVTATDEHELEIVLKRKTAPFLSYLAISMFGIASPAAIEQYGAGIGENPVGTGPFKFEEWNRNNTITLSKNEDYWMEGKPYLDQVIYQVIPENSARLNALQTGEIDIVDGMNASDTTIVEDTDGIELLKRPSFNIGYMAFNMEKEPFDDPLVRKAINMAIDKEEIVDAFYNGLADPATSPLPPSLWSHDESLEKYDYNVEEAKKLLAEAGFEDGFTTELHTMSNPRPYLPEPMKIAEAIQSDLAEIGIKAEIVSSEWATYLEDTKNGKHSMAMYGWTGVMADPDNFLYPNLSKTNAEVPAQNIAFYKSDEFTSLITEARETIDQDKRTELYQEAQQLFQEDAPWVMLAYTTPPLAQSDYVEDYNPHPMSNDLMTDVYLSN, from the coding sequence TTGGAGAAGAAAGTTCGCAACTTATTTTATTTTTTCATCGCATTCGGAATTGTATTGTTGGCTGGATGTTCCAGCGACAACACGGAAAGTGAGGGCGGCGCTTCATCTGAAGACGACAAGAGCGGCGGCACTTTGGTTTATGGGCGCGGCGCAGATTCGGTCAGTCTAGATCCAATCAATGTGACAGACGGCGAATCGATCCGGGTTACGCATAATATATACGAAACTCTACTGGAATATGACCATAATTTGGAGCTTCAGCCAAAACTGGCTACTGAATACACTTCGAGCGAAGACGGCTTGACTTGGACATTCCAGCTGCGCGAAGGCGTGAAGTTCCATGACGGCACCGATTTTAACGCAGAAGCTGTCGTCTTTAACTTCGAACGTTGGATGGATCCGGAAAACCCGTACCACGAAGGGGATTTTCCTTATTATCCATTCCTCTATGGCGGGTTTAAAGGAGACGAAAACCACCTGATTGAATCGGTGACAGCGACTGATGAGCACGAACTTGAAATCGTGTTGAAGCGAAAAACCGCTCCGTTCCTCAGCTATTTAGCGATTTCGATGTTCGGGATCGCTAGCCCTGCAGCAATCGAACAATACGGGGCAGGCATCGGTGAGAATCCGGTCGGCACAGGGCCATTCAAGTTCGAGGAATGGAACCGCAACAATACGATCACGCTATCTAAGAATGAAGACTATTGGATGGAAGGGAAGCCTTACCTCGATCAAGTCATCTACCAAGTCATTCCCGAGAACTCTGCCCGCTTGAATGCTTTGCAGACTGGGGAAATCGATATTGTGGACGGCATGAATGCAAGCGATACGACGATTGTGGAAGACACCGACGGCATTGAGCTGCTCAAACGCCCAAGTTTCAATATCGGCTATATGGCGTTCAATATGGAAAAAGAGCCATTCGACGATCCCTTAGTGCGCAAGGCCATCAATATGGCGATCGATAAAGAAGAAATCGTCGATGCGTTCTATAACGGGTTGGCAGATCCGGCGACAAGTCCTTTGCCGCCGTCTCTTTGGAGCCATGACGAGTCACTGGAGAAATACGATTACAACGTAGAAGAAGCGAAAAAACTATTGGCGGAAGCAGGCTTCGAGGACGGCTTTACCACGGAACTGCATACGATGAGCAATCCGCGCCCTTATTTGCCGGAACCGATGAAAATTGCGGAAGCGATCCAATCAGACTTGGCTGAAATCGGCATCAAGGCAGAAATCGTGTCGTCTGAATGGGCGACTTATTTGGAAGATACGAAGAACGGCAAGCACAGCATGGCCATGTACGGCTGGACTGGGGTTATGGCGGACCCGGACAATTTCCTGTATCCAAACCTCAGCAAAACGAACGCCGAAGTGCCTGCACAAAACATCGCGTTTTATAAGAGCGACGAATTCACGTCGTTGATTACGGAAGCGCGTGAAACAATCGACCAGGACAAGCGGACAGAGCTGTACCAGGAAGCCCAGCAATTGTTCCAGGAAGACGCGCCTTGGGTGATGCTCGCCTATACAACGCCGCCTTTGGCACAAAGCGATTATGTGGAAGATTACAATCCGCATCCGATGAGCAATGATTTAATGACCGATGTGTACCTATCAAACTAA
- the katG gene encoding catalase/peroxidase HPI, with translation MDNNEQKRHTAASDAQCPFTGAGGQQPTSQTGGHQDSAITTSNKPGKTQNKDWWPNMLNVNILHQHDTKSNPLGEEFDYQAEFEKLDYDALKQDLRDLMTNSQEWWPADYGHYGGLFIRMSWHAAGTYRTMDGRGGGSTGNQRFAPLNSWPDNVNLDKARRLLWPIKKKYGNKISWADLLVLTGNVALESMGFKTFGFGAGREDIWAPEEDVYWGNEKEWLSDNRYSGDRELENPLAAVEMGLIYVNPEGPNGKPDPLASAFDIRETFARMGMNDEETVALIAGGHTFGKAHGAGDPSNVGDDPEAAVMENQGLGWKSSHGSGKGRDTISSGIEGAWTANPIQWDNGYYEQLLGYEWELTKSPAGAYQWTAKDLSEEQMAPDAEDSSIKVKTMMTTADMALRVDPEYEKISRRYYENMEEFQDAFARAWFKLLHRDMGPKARYWGPEVPEEELIWQDPVPAAPGKLKDKELDELKAKILESGLNPQELVKAAWASASTFRGSDKRGGANGARIRFAPQRSWDANEPEELEKVLYFYEHLKAETGDKVSIADLIVLGGNAAIEQAAKAAGFDVEVPFTQGRGDALEEQTDAESFEVLEPISDGFRNYQKKEYATSPEEMLLDKAQLLGLTAPEMTVLVGGMRALGANHEGSTAGVLTDNVGVLTNDFFTKLLDMDIEWAPVEFNKYEGKNLVTGESAGTATRIDLVFGSNSILRAVAEVYAQDDHKEKFVRDFIKAWNKVMNADRYDLQN, from the coding sequence ATGGATAACAACGAACAAAAGCGCCACACAGCTGCATCAGATGCACAATGCCCATTTACGGGCGCCGGCGGGCAACAGCCGACGAGCCAAACGGGCGGACACCAGGACAGCGCCATCACCACTTCGAACAAGCCAGGCAAAACGCAAAATAAAGACTGGTGGCCGAATATGTTGAATGTCAATATTCTGCACCAGCATGACACGAAATCGAACCCTCTAGGGGAAGAATTTGATTACCAAGCGGAATTCGAGAAATTGGATTACGATGCATTGAAACAAGATCTTCGCGACTTGATGACCAATAGCCAGGAATGGTGGCCGGCGGATTATGGCCATTACGGCGGATTGTTCATCCGCATGTCGTGGCACGCGGCAGGTACTTACCGTACGATGGACGGCCGTGGAGGCGGTTCTACCGGCAACCAGCGTTTCGCGCCGCTTAACAGCTGGCCGGATAACGTCAACTTGGACAAAGCGCGCCGTTTGCTTTGGCCGATCAAGAAAAAATACGGAAACAAAATCTCATGGGCTGACTTGCTCGTCTTGACAGGAAACGTGGCACTTGAATCGATGGGCTTCAAAACCTTCGGATTCGGTGCAGGCCGTGAAGATATTTGGGCACCGGAAGAAGACGTTTATTGGGGCAATGAAAAAGAGTGGTTGTCGGATAACCGTTATTCAGGGGATCGCGAATTGGAAAACCCTCTTGCTGCCGTTGAAATGGGCTTGATCTATGTGAATCCGGAAGGGCCTAACGGCAAACCGGATCCGCTTGCAAGTGCGTTCGATATCCGTGAGACATTTGCTCGCATGGGAATGAACGATGAAGAGACCGTTGCGTTGATCGCAGGTGGACATACATTCGGTAAAGCTCACGGAGCTGGAGATCCTTCCAACGTAGGTGACGATCCGGAAGCAGCCGTTATGGAAAACCAGGGTCTTGGCTGGAAGAGCTCGCATGGTTCAGGTAAAGGCCGCGATACCATTTCAAGCGGTATCGAAGGCGCATGGACTGCCAACCCGATTCAGTGGGATAATGGCTATTACGAGCAATTGCTCGGATACGAGTGGGAGTTGACGAAATCTCCTGCCGGTGCGTATCAATGGACTGCAAAAGATCTATCAGAGGAGCAGATGGCACCTGACGCAGAAGATTCTTCCATCAAAGTGAAAACGATGATGACGACTGCCGATATGGCGCTTCGTGTGGATCCGGAGTACGAAAAAATTTCCCGCCGTTATTACGAAAACATGGAAGAGTTCCAAGATGCGTTTGCTCGTGCATGGTTCAAGCTTCTTCACCGTGACATGGGGCCAAAAGCCCGTTATTGGGGTCCGGAAGTTCCTGAAGAAGAATTGATCTGGCAAGACCCAGTACCAGCAGCACCAGGCAAATTGAAAGATAAAGAATTGGATGAGCTGAAAGCGAAAATCCTCGAAAGCGGATTAAACCCACAAGAGCTAGTGAAAGCAGCTTGGGCTTCTGCCAGCACATTCCGCGGTTCCGACAAACGCGGCGGCGCAAACGGTGCTCGCATCCGTTTCGCTCCACAGCGCAGCTGGGATGCAAACGAGCCGGAAGAACTGGAAAAAGTGCTTTACTTCTATGAGCATTTGAAAGCTGAAACAGGCGATAAAGTGAGCATTGCGGACTTGATCGTACTTGGCGGTAACGCTGCGATTGAACAAGCAGCCAAAGCAGCTGGTTTCGATGTCGAAGTTCCATTCACTCAAGGCCGCGGAGATGCACTCGAAGAACAAACCGATGCGGAAAGCTTTGAAGTGTTGGAGCCGATTTCAGACGGTTTCAGAAACTACCAGAAGAAAGAATATGCTACAAGCCCGGAAGAAATGTTGTTGGATAAAGCACAATTGCTTGGCCTGACAGCTCCGGAAATGACTGTATTGGTCGGCGGCATGCGCGCACTTGGCGCAAACCATGAAGGCTCTACAGCAGGCGTCTTGACTGACAACGTCGGCGTCTTGACCAACGACTTCTTCACGAAGCTATTGGATATGGACATCGAATGGGCACCTGTCGAATTCAACAAATATGAAGGCAAGAACCTTGTAACCGGCGAATCCGCTGGCACTGCAACGCGCATTGACCTCGTATTCGGCTCGAACTCCATCCTGCGTGCGGTTGCTGAAGTATACGCACAAGACGACCATAAAGAAAAATTCGTACGCGACTTCATCAAAGCATGGAACAAAGTGATGAATGCCGATCGCTACGATTTGCAGAACTAA